One genomic segment of Leptospira wolbachii serovar Codice str. CDC includes these proteins:
- a CDS encoding PP2C family protein-serine/threonine phosphatase produces the protein MHTKQAAKILVVDDNETNIEIITHILLNQGYEVAVAYDGEYALELAEALDFDLILLDILLPGISGLDVAKRLLTTDRSKNTPILFLSALNETSDIVKGLETGAVDYITKPFQETEILARIRTHIKIKTLEKERIDLLQAIQKDLELAKANQENLVTFQFPPSPLYQIYTSYKPMDLVGGDLITYDLLPSGDLDILFGDVTGHGIAAAMISLMAIITFKTMDKSFLSPSESLYWIHSTLTPLISTHFISAIYIRYKAEENLLSYSMAGHHSMFLIRDQKITKLGTKGFCLMMFPDQLNAENEDLFLSSGDRLFLFSDGMFEVPNDNEEYLGDQKFSEIIESRIHLSGREFLDSVQEEVLDYSGGKVADDMTMLLLEIK, from the coding sequence GGCAAAGATTTTGGTTGTCGATGATAATGAAACCAATATTGAAATTATCACTCATATTTTGCTTAACCAAGGGTATGAAGTGGCGGTGGCATACGACGGCGAATATGCTTTAGAACTTGCAGAAGCACTCGATTTTGACTTAATCCTACTCGACATTTTGTTGCCAGGAATCAGCGGACTGGATGTCGCCAAACGATTGCTTACTACAGATCGCTCCAAAAACACTCCTATTCTCTTTTTATCGGCTCTGAATGAGACCAGTGACATTGTCAAAGGATTGGAAACAGGAGCCGTTGATTATATAACAAAACCTTTCCAAGAAACAGAAATTTTAGCTAGAATCAGAACTCATATCAAAATCAAAACCTTAGAAAAAGAGAGAATCGATCTTTTGCAAGCCATCCAAAAAGATTTGGAACTAGCAAAAGCAAACCAAGAAAATCTTGTAACTTTCCAATTCCCACCTTCTCCCCTCTATCAAATTTACACTTCCTACAAACCTATGGACTTGGTGGGAGGAGATCTTATCACCTACGATCTGTTACCTTCTGGTGATTTGGATATATTATTTGGGGATGTGACCGGTCATGGAATTGCAGCTGCAATGATCTCTCTTATGGCTATCATTACTTTCAAAACCATGGATAAATCTTTTTTGTCACCTAGCGAAAGTTTATATTGGATCCACAGTACTCTTACACCACTGATTAGCACTCATTTCATTAGTGCAATTTATATTCGTTATAAAGCAGAAGAAAACCTACTCTCATACTCAATGGCTGGCCACCACAGTATGTTTCTCATTCGAGACCAAAAGATCACGAAACTCGGGACCAAAGGTTTTTGTCTTATGATGTTCCCTGACCAACTCAATGCTGAAAATGAAGACTTGTTTTTGAGTTCGGGAGATCGTTTGTTCCTATTCTCCGATGGAATGTTTGAAGTTCCCAATGATAACGAAGAGTATTTAGGGGATCAAAAATTTTCCGAAATTATCGAAAGTCGGATTCATCTATCGGGAAGAGAATTCCTAGATTCGGTTCAGGAAGAAGTGTTGGATTACTCTGGTGGAAAAGTAGCTGACGACATGACTATGTTATTATTGGAAATCAAATGA
- a CDS encoding LruC domain-containing protein, with the protein MKRWLVLLSIPLLILDCSNKKKGLLLLPFLGLGDGSSTETKAEAANTGDGTFTVVGLETTDPTQVTTPTETTGGSTGGDQTATTQGTEVSAPAAPVTSAPTPAPTTVNNETTVVVVDQTNGGSFNFETNITVPVTVVVGNESGPVANAPVTVTETTTTGEPNVVGTGTTDSNGSVTIPISVPPTVTTVEVSIIGVNPTTGEVVEITGSAPVQQPSTGSGSEGTVVVAPVVNVDTTNFQPVNGCVQAVDSDCDGIANAHDEFPEDPSLATTARSGRYTIAFEDMYPSAGDADLNDHSTIFSTEMDKTPTNKVKVIRGTYTHVAKGAGYNHELRLSLDVPTNATVQVSYVDGSGNPWNGCAAASKYTANVVGDCTGGTLNTAQLKRGVLILPSSDKTLFGSKNAPKAGSTFTINDFVRGVTAQVTITFEEPVDLNETKNLVGGHLNYFLAINQKTDGVFRQIYRPGYFKDSKGKDSFIDKNGFPWAIIVPGVFNHPTEGDDIRKPSTSGYIFFNSWMHSNGVAHKDWYLHVDQIPAPNRPSYVVRVSDFYADNGFSAYLLKAVRKNAFEVSASLIVVGAALGFLMKKRLGKQQAA; encoded by the coding sequence ATGAAACGATGGTTAGTTCTTTTATCAATTCCCCTTTTAATTTTGGACTGTTCCAATAAAAAGAAGGGTTTATTACTTCTCCCTTTTTTGGGATTAGGTGATGGGTCCTCAACAGAGACCAAAGCAGAAGCGGCAAATACCGGTGACGGTACTTTTACAGTCGTTGGATTAGAAACCACAGATCCAACCCAAGTGACAACTCCCACTGAAACTACTGGCGGTTCCACAGGTGGAGACCAAACAGCAACCACACAAGGAACTGAAGTTTCAGCACCCGCAGCACCAGTAACTTCAGCTCCCACACCAGCACCGACAACGGTCAATAACGAAACCACAGTCGTAGTGGTAGACCAAACCAATGGTGGTAGCTTTAATTTTGAAACAAACATTACTGTTCCCGTAACTGTTGTTGTAGGAAACGAATCGGGGCCAGTAGCTAACGCACCAGTAACCGTTACAGAAACTACAACTACAGGAGAGCCGAACGTAGTGGGTACAGGAACTACCGATTCTAATGGATCCGTTACCATCCCTATCAGTGTTCCGCCAACTGTTACTACAGTCGAAGTAAGTATCATCGGTGTGAATCCGACTACAGGTGAAGTGGTAGAGATTACAGGATCGGCTCCTGTTCAACAACCATCTACTGGTTCTGGATCGGAAGGAACTGTCGTTGTGGCTCCCGTTGTTAATGTAGACACAACCAATTTCCAACCAGTGAATGGTTGTGTCCAAGCGGTTGATTCTGATTGTGATGGGATTGCGAATGCTCATGATGAATTTCCAGAGGACCCAAGCCTTGCAACCACAGCACGTTCTGGTCGATATACGATTGCTTTTGAAGATATGTATCCATCAGCAGGAGATGCGGACTTAAATGACCACTCGACAATATTCAGCACAGAAATGGACAAAACTCCAACAAATAAGGTGAAGGTGATTCGTGGAACGTATACACATGTTGCAAAAGGTGCAGGATACAATCATGAACTCAGACTTTCTTTGGATGTTCCCACAAATGCTACAGTGCAAGTGAGTTATGTAGACGGAAGTGGAAATCCATGGAATGGTTGTGCTGCTGCCTCGAAGTACACTGCAAATGTTGTAGGAGATTGCACAGGCGGAACTTTAAATACAGCGCAACTCAAACGAGGAGTTTTAATTCTTCCAAGTTCTGACAAGACACTTTTTGGCAGTAAAAATGCTCCGAAAGCAGGATCTACTTTTACAATCAATGACTTTGTTCGCGGTGTAACGGCACAAGTTACGATTACATTTGAAGAGCCAGTGGATTTGAATGAAACAAAAAACCTAGTGGGTGGACATTTGAACTACTTCCTTGCCATCAACCAAAAGACAGATGGAGTGTTCAGACAAATCTATCGTCCTGGTTACTTTAAAGACAGTAAGGGAAAAGATTCCTTTATTGATAAAAATGGATTCCCTTGGGCAATCATTGTTCCAGGAGTATTTAACCACCCAACAGAAGGTGATGACATTCGTAAACCTTCTACTTCTGGTTATATCTTCTTTAATTCTTGGATGCACTCGAATGGTGTGGCTCATAAGGACTGGTATTTGCATGTAGATCAAATTCCAGCACCAAACCGTCCTTCGTATGTAGTTCGCGTAAGTGATTTTTATGCTGACAATGGTTTTTCTGCCTACCTTCTCAAAGCTGTTCGCAAAAACGCTTTTGAAGTTTCGGCAAGTTTGATTGTTGTGGGAGCAGCCCTCGGGTTCCTAATGAAAAAACGTTTGGGAAAACAACAAGCAGCTTAA
- a CDS encoding ExbD/TolR family protein, with product MKLRKSNSDSSIDISSLIDVLFILLIFLMLAVRFTETTSTLQLDLPKTQTESIGEESPKFKIQINHLGLVFFDGKETSKDSLTLIIPKNEDGKSPIVLEVDKRAVFESFVFVTDLLKSKGYQKVDIITRKD from the coding sequence ATGAAACTCCGTAAATCAAATTCGGATTCATCGATTGATATCAGTAGTCTCATCGATGTATTATTTATTTTATTAATCTTTTTAATGTTAGCTGTTCGATTTACGGAAACAACATCAACTTTACAACTCGATCTTCCCAAAACACAAACGGAGTCGATTGGGGAAGAGTCTCCCAAGTTTAAAATCCAAATCAACCACTTAGGTTTAGTTTTTTTCGATGGGAAAGAAACATCCAAAGATTCACTAACACTCATCATTCCCAAAAATGAGGATGGAAAATCTCCCATTGTTTTGGAGGTAGATAAGAGAGCTGTATTTGAATCTTTTGTTTTTGTAACGGACTTATTAAAGTCAAAAGGATATCAAAAAGTTGACATCATCACTCGAAAGGATTAG
- a CDS encoding DUF4442 domain-containing protein, translating to MRHRDILLEYRVNPLWNFLEQTYGFEQAFRMFKPYEGANILPKLVDQNTMVVTMPLILSNTNYVGTHFGGSLYSMCDPFFMFLLMMNLGKDYMVWDKGAKIDFVKPGEGTVTATFHIPDSEFEDLKELLKKEKKTIRTYETEVVGEDGKTVAKITKDLYIRRLV from the coding sequence ATGAGACACAGAGATATTCTTCTGGAATACAGAGTAAACCCCTTATGGAATTTTTTAGAACAAACGTATGGGTTCGAACAAGCCTTTCGTATGTTTAAACCCTATGAAGGTGCCAACATCCTGCCAAAACTTGTGGATCAAAACACCATGGTGGTTACTATGCCACTCATACTATCTAATACGAACTATGTAGGAACACATTTCGGAGGATCCCTTTATTCTATGTGTGATCCTTTTTTTATGTTTTTACTGATGATGAATTTGGGAAAAGATTATATGGTTTGGGACAAAGGGGCAAAAATTGATTTTGTCAAACCCGGAGAAGGTACGGTCACTGCTACCTTCCATATCCCAGATAGCGAATTTGAAGACTTAAAAGAACTATTAAAAAAAGAGAAAAAAACCATTCGAACTTATGAAACCGAAGTGGTCGGCGAAGATGGTAAAACCGTCGCCAAAATTACAAAGGATTTATACATTCGAAGGTTGGTATAG
- a CDS encoding non-ribosomal peptide synthetase, with translation MASILRFANNEYFLSGYFESDLESQNPILVDPLWKGTKLEEHLTNFPLPLLTSPKSFCLVTSGSTGLPKIVCKEWSEIEQEISYWVNNPEIRSLYTKSEKVNVQVPLCHLYGLLWGFLLPKRLGVSFECNSSSDSGKLWITSAPKLQSALTQSKSLPEFAVVSGMKFPVPLSRVLRDRGGISVLEIYGSTETGGIGYRDPLRQNRFQIIPGLETKFRSEEGLEETELQIQSPFLSHQSFLLENKTWTKDTLPPNSYYPTGDLGNWSELGWFLFGRKDRIIKHNGKRVSLDRIESEILGLSLEGEFVCVPIFDGFGQTIGLFSTGTLPASEILQILRRELPDSHVPRVILTNVSLPKLPNGKPDYPTITKLCNDEYERIQNQKSGLNTPKPNDSHSSVLAILESILGVKPEPNKHLIYDYGMESIQYMDLILKLEKKIEHKIPEEDKQTSYFASLSGIEEYIREKLYLLK, from the coding sequence ATGGCCTCTATTCTCCGATTCGCAAACAACGAGTATTTTCTTTCAGGGTATTTTGAATCCGATTTAGAATCTCAAAATCCGATCCTTGTCGATCCACTTTGGAAAGGAACCAAACTCGAAGAACATTTAACCAACTTCCCTCTCCCCTTGCTGACTTCACCCAAGTCATTTTGTCTTGTCACTTCTGGATCCACCGGCCTTCCCAAAATAGTATGTAAAGAATGGAGCGAGATAGAACAGGAAATTTCTTATTGGGTCAATAATCCTGAAATTCGATCGCTTTATACGAAGTCTGAAAAAGTCAATGTACAAGTCCCCCTCTGTCATCTCTATGGATTGCTCTGGGGTTTTTTATTACCCAAACGGTTGGGTGTCTCTTTCGAGTGCAACTCATCTTCAGACAGTGGGAAACTCTGGATCACCTCGGCTCCTAAGTTGCAATCGGCGCTAACACAAAGTAAATCGCTCCCCGAATTTGCCGTAGTCTCAGGGATGAAATTCCCCGTTCCTCTATCGCGTGTTTTGCGAGACCGAGGAGGGATTTCTGTTCTCGAAATCTATGGGTCTACAGAAACAGGTGGGATTGGATACAGAGACCCACTCAGGCAAAACAGGTTCCAAATTATTCCAGGATTAGAAACAAAGTTTCGATCCGAAGAAGGATTAGAAGAAACAGAACTCCAAATCCAGAGCCCATTTCTTTCCCATCAGTCCTTCTTATTGGAAAACAAAACTTGGACCAAAGATACATTGCCACCTAATTCTTATTATCCGACAGGAGATTTAGGAAATTGGTCTGAGCTTGGGTGGTTTCTTTTTGGAAGAAAAGATCGGATCATAAAACACAATGGGAAAAGAGTTTCCTTGGATCGGATTGAATCAGAAATCCTAGGACTCTCACTGGAAGGAGAATTTGTATGTGTTCCCATCTTCGATGGATTTGGACAAACCATCGGTCTTTTTTCTACGGGAACTTTACCTGCTTCGGAAATTTTACAAATTTTGAGAAGGGAATTGCCAGATAGCCATGTCCCAAGGGTGATTTTAACCAACGTTTCCTTACCAAAACTTCCGAATGGCAAACCAGACTACCCCACCATCACCAAACTTTGTAATGACGAGTACGAAAGGATTCAAAACCAAAAGTCAGGTTTAAATACACCTAAACCAAACGATTCTCATTCCAGTGTTCTAGCAATTTTAGAATCTATACTTGGAGTAAAACCAGAACCAAATAAACATTTAATTTATGATTATGGGATGGAATCCATTCAATATATGGATTTGATTTTGAAATTAGAAAAGAAAATAGAACATAAAATCCCAGAAGAAGACAAACAAACCAGTTACTTCGCGAGCCTTTCTGGGATAGAAGAATACATTCGAGAAAAACTTTATTTACTCAAATGA
- a CDS encoding ubiquinone/menaquinone biosynthesis methyltransferase: MNQYQLPSQEKKPEYVRTNFDGIAKAYDRFNDWNSFFLHRIWKDWVVREAKKSVPEAKSALDLCCGTGDITFRLWKEPQLERIVGLDFSEKMLSFAIHKIPKDPRVQLLIGDAMDLSQFSDGSFDIVTMGFGLRNVSDLKKCLLEIKRVLKKDGVFVNLDVGRVRPKFLKFFADFYFFKIVPIFGYLLYGKENEMFDYLPHSSKVYPDQETLANILKELGYREVRFQNFVFGNAVAHVATN; encoded by the coding sequence ATGAACCAATACCAACTGCCATCCCAAGAAAAGAAACCCGAATATGTAAGAACCAATTTTGATGGAATCGCCAAGGCCTACGACAGATTCAATGATTGGAATAGTTTTTTCCTACATCGGATCTGGAAAGATTGGGTGGTCAGAGAGGCCAAAAAATCTGTCCCAGAAGCCAAATCTGCCCTAGACTTATGTTGCGGAACTGGAGACATAACCTTTCGGCTCTGGAAAGAACCGCAATTGGAACGAATTGTAGGCCTTGATTTTTCCGAAAAGATGTTGTCCTTTGCCATCCACAAAATCCCAAAAGACCCAAGAGTCCAACTCCTCATCGGGGATGCCATGGACCTCAGCCAATTTTCTGATGGTAGTTTTGATATTGTGACTATGGGATTTGGCCTTCGTAATGTTTCTGACCTAAAGAAGTGCCTACTAGAAATCAAACGAGTGTTAAAGAAAGATGGAGTTTTTGTCAATTTGGATGTGGGACGTGTGCGACCAAAATTTCTTAAGTTCTTTGCAGACTTTTATTTTTTCAAAATTGTTCCAATATTCGGGTATTTACTCTATGGAAAGGAAAATGAGATGTTTGATTATCTCCCCCATTCCTCTAAGGTTTATCCTGACCAAGAAACCTTGGCAAATATCTTAAAAGAATTGGGATACCGAGAGGTTCGGTTTCAGAATTTTGTTTTTGGGAATGCGGTGGCTCACGTAGCAACAAACTAA
- a CDS encoding PAS domain-containing sensor histidine kinase yields the protein MINEFLTILFAFGLLFIAYYYHNSYRREKKLRLILFRKNLSNSEEIERIIREKEKQYQDIYDTANSIIIRWSPDFKIHSINPYAEEFFQISREVAEGKDVVLDLFQIPFEKSNEVKSQLWNIFHRPEQNIRQEYDVFIGENDKRTVTWSNRILKNEFGYPYEVLSIGNDITNRKIAEENLMKSYERILDLYNNAPCGYHSLDKDNIIVSINDTELDWLGYAREEIVGNFKFSDLLTESSQEKYRLITDSFPNENLTGVELEFLRKDKSTFFVSLNSTATFDKNGNFVISKSTVFDITDRKLAEDKLNDYSQKIQLQNKRLQKAVEAAIKANRSKSVFFSKITHELRTPLHAVIGFSQILEKDPNLPNHLKGYVNSLYENGVHLLGMINDILDLSKIEAGKMTESRERFSLVQLWDALFSMFSYRFSEKSISFELLNPSAIEACYYEADLQKIRQILVNLLGNALKFTNQGSVSLEIQIQRTPEHSFDTVKFIVRDTGIGIPNDQLHSIFEAFQQTEQGSSYKEGTGLGLSICHQLVEFLGGSIYVKSIIGEGSEFWFEIPLTRLEVIPGELVQKSKIGPIHTKELGETTKLEESEEEFVQTFLNTSAPGLKREILQLIRIQNFGQLMGVLDAIQTNDRGKTILEQKVKNKKYKFLIDLVQSSNPFE from the coding sequence ATGATTAATGAATTCCTAACAATTCTCTTTGCTTTTGGATTGTTGTTTATAGCCTATTACTACCACAACTCTTATAGAAGGGAGAAAAAACTAAGGTTAATTCTCTTTCGAAAAAATTTAAGTAATTCTGAAGAAATCGAACGCATCATTCGCGAAAAAGAAAAACAGTACCAAGATATCTATGATACAGCAAACTCTATTATCATTCGCTGGAGCCCTGATTTCAAAATCCATTCCATCAATCCTTATGCTGAAGAATTCTTTCAAATCTCTAGAGAAGTAGCCGAAGGGAAAGACGTAGTATTAGATTTGTTTCAAATTCCCTTTGAAAAATCCAACGAAGTGAAATCTCAACTATGGAATATTTTCCATAGACCAGAACAAAATATTAGGCAAGAATACGATGTATTCATTGGAGAAAATGACAAACGGACCGTTACTTGGTCTAACCGAATTTTAAAAAATGAATTTGGATATCCTTATGAAGTTTTATCGATCGGAAACGATATAACAAACAGAAAGATTGCCGAAGAGAATTTAATGAAATCTTATGAGAGGATTTTGGACCTCTACAACAATGCTCCGTGCGGATACCACTCTCTTGACAAAGATAACATAATTGTTTCGATCAACGATACTGAATTGGATTGGTTGGGTTATGCCAGAGAAGAGATCGTTGGCAACTTTAAATTTAGTGACCTACTTACAGAAAGTAGCCAAGAAAAATATAGATTGATAACAGACTCTTTCCCAAATGAAAACCTAACTGGTGTTGAGTTAGAATTTTTAAGAAAAGACAAGTCTACTTTCTTTGTAAGCCTAAATTCAACAGCTACCTTCGACAAAAATGGAAATTTTGTAATTAGCAAATCAACAGTCTTTGATATTACCGACCGCAAACTAGCGGAAGATAAACTAAATGATTATTCTCAAAAGATCCAATTACAAAACAAACGATTACAAAAAGCCGTAGAAGCTGCCATCAAAGCCAATCGCTCCAAATCTGTTTTCTTTTCTAAAATCACACATGAATTGAGAACACCCCTTCATGCGGTGATTGGGTTTTCTCAAATTTTAGAAAAGGATCCAAATCTTCCGAACCACTTAAAAGGTTATGTAAATTCTCTCTATGAAAACGGAGTCCATTTACTCGGAATGATCAATGATATTTTGGATCTATCGAAAATTGAAGCAGGAAAAATGACGGAATCACGCGAACGATTTTCGCTCGTTCAACTTTGGGATGCTTTATTCTCCATGTTTTCCTATCGGTTTTCTGAAAAATCAATTAGTTTCGAACTTTTAAATCCAAGTGCAATTGAAGCCTGTTATTACGAAGCAGATTTACAAAAAATCCGCCAAATACTTGTGAATTTACTTGGGAATGCCTTAAAGTTTACAAACCAAGGTTCCGTAAGTTTAGAAATTCAAATCCAACGTACCCCGGAACATTCTTTCGATACAGTAAAATTCATTGTAAGAGATACTGGAATTGGAATTCCGAATGATCAATTACATTCAATCTTTGAAGCATTCCAACAAACAGAACAAGGAAGTTCCTACAAAGAAGGAACTGGGCTTGGGCTTTCCATCTGTCACCAGTTAGTTGAGTTCCTAGGTGGTTCCATTTATGTAAAAAGTATCATTGGAGAAGGATCTGAATTCTGGTTTGAAATTCCTTTAACTAGATTAGAAGTCATTCCTGGAGAATTGGTTCAAAAATCAAAAATTGGTCCCATACATACAAAAGAACTTGGAGAAACAACAAAACTAGAAGAATCTGAAGAGGAATTTGTACAAACTTTTTTAAACACATCAGCGCCAGGACTAAAACGAGAGATTTTACAATTGATTCGGATTCAAAACTTTGGGCAACTCATGGGAGTTCTTGATGCAATTCAAACCAATGATAGAGGAAAAACTATATTGGAACAAAAAGTGAAAAACAAAAAATATAAATTTTTAATCGATTTGGTCCAATCCTCTAATCCTTTCGAGTGA
- a CDS encoding methyl-accepting chemotaxis protein: protein MGNNRNKYEVLNEKYEVYPPLNRLENFLVTILVVLTITIILQSFIGRIPTPFPILIALGAVLLTILYLFLLNKKRRIVKLWIESKSQTADPVLLLSGLGIDIHEYSDSLLQHCSSLNKRMDEISAHIADLNGKIHTAGLDIDRVYQIVSQLATEEVKLMEAVGKTSEEIDIMFDIVNIVIAEIQSRNDTMENLVFLSKDGRIKVGDTNKTIKKFSESSGNILKLIDLINGVSKETNLLAINAAIEATHSGSEGKGFTVIADEIGKLSTMTANNARQITKILKENVNDYGKAEKLGIESGSAFQFIADEIHIVHGTIAEVIQSIQELKSRGGAILSKAKTLDDVAERVRDTSGEVYGEIVTIHTNLENIKDLSETIHQECEKIRKEQQGILQITYKMKGQLREISSQTDEILDISEP, encoded by the coding sequence ATGGGAAATAATAGAAATAAGTATGAAGTACTCAATGAAAAATATGAGGTTTATCCTCCACTCAACCGTTTAGAAAACTTTTTAGTAACAATCCTAGTTGTATTGACTATCACAATCATTCTGCAATCCTTCATTGGTAGAATCCCCACTCCGTTTCCTATCTTGATTGCTCTCGGAGCAGTTCTCTTAACTATCCTTTACCTTTTTTTACTCAATAAAAAACGCAGAATCGTAAAACTATGGATAGAGTCAAAATCCCAAACGGCTGATCCCGTTCTTTTGCTTTCTGGATTAGGGATCGATATCCATGAATATTCAGATTCCTTATTACAACACTGTTCTTCCCTCAACAAACGAATGGACGAAATCAGTGCACATATCGCTGATCTAAATGGAAAAATTCATACTGCGGGTCTGGACATTGACCGCGTTTATCAAATTGTATCACAGCTGGCAACAGAAGAAGTAAAACTTATGGAAGCAGTGGGGAAAACTTCAGAAGAAATCGATATTATGTTTGATATTGTAAATATTGTCATCGCAGAGATCCAAAGTAGAAATGATACTATGGAGAATTTAGTTTTTTTAAGTAAGGACGGACGAATTAAGGTAGGGGATACAAATAAAACTATTAAAAAGTTTAGTGAATCTTCAGGGAACATTTTGAAACTCATTGATTTAATCAACGGAGTCTCAAAGGAAACAAACCTCCTTGCAATCAATGCTGCAATCGAAGCAACCCACTCTGGTTCAGAAGGAAAGGGATTCACTGTCATAGCGGATGAAATTGGGAAATTATCTACAATGACTGCAAACAACGCTAGACAAATCACAAAGATACTCAAAGAAAACGTGAATGATTATGGAAAAGCAGAGAAATTGGGCATTGAATCTGGGAGTGCCTTTCAATTCATTGCAGATGAAATTCATATTGTTCACGGCACCATTGCTGAAGTGATTCAATCCATTCAAGAATTGAAATCAAGAGGTGGAGCCATCCTTTCGAAAGCTAAAACACTTGATGATGTTGCAGAAAGAGTAAGAGATACATCAGGTGAAGTGTATGGTGAAATTGTAACCATACATACAAATTTAGAAAACATTAAAGACCTGTCAGAGACAATCCATCAGGAATGTGAGAAAATTCGCAAAGAGCAGCAAGGGATTTTACAAATCACCTATAAGATGAAGGGGCAATTGCGGGAAATTTCGAGTCAAACGGATGAAATTTTAGATATCTCTGAACCCTGA
- a CDS encoding MotA/TolQ/ExbB proton channel family protein: protein MEDRNFRSSVFPKEPTEAEVELFFSPLERTIRWLPTIASLSMLLGLLGTVIGINSAFGAMEAQGKVSLDVLAGGIKDALNTTIVGLLVAIPSLYFHRFAENKIRYISELMVKDFSKVHETP, encoded by the coding sequence TTGGAAGATCGAAATTTCCGTTCTTCGGTATTTCCCAAAGAACCAACGGAAGCAGAGGTGGAATTGTTTTTTTCCCCATTGGAAAGAACCATTCGTTGGTTACCAACCATCGCTTCCCTTTCGATGCTTCTCGGACTTTTAGGTACTGTTATTGGAATTAACTCTGCTTTTGGTGCCATGGAAGCCCAAGGGAAGGTAAGTTTAGATGTACTCGCTGGTGGAATCAAAGACGCATTGAATACTACAATTGTTGGTCTTCTGGTAGCAATTCCGTCGTTGTATTTCCACCGATTTGCTGAAAACAAAATTCGATACATTTCGGAACTTATGGTAAAGGATTTTTCGAAGGTCCATGAAACTCCGTAA
- a CDS encoding PAS domain-containing protein gives MEKVIDAKFSNKLGTLTQAEADAAAFGIVKVDGNGKILLYNKYESELSNLPNDTVIGKNFFTEVAICANNRIFYGKFKEGMVSKNLDTAFNYVFTYRMKPTNVLIHLYYDKTSDSNWIFVKLR, from the coding sequence ATGGAAAAAGTAATAGACGCAAAATTTTCTAACAAACTGGGAACGTTAACACAAGCAGAGGCGGATGCAGCTGCCTTCGGAATCGTTAAGGTGGATGGAAATGGAAAAATCCTATTGTATAACAAATATGAATCGGAACTTTCAAATTTACCTAACGACACAGTGATTGGTAAAAATTTCTTCACTGAGGTTGCCATTTGTGCAAACAACAGAATTTTTTATGGAAAATTTAAAGAGGGCATGGTCTCTAAAAACTTAGACACGGCTTTTAATTATGTATTCACCTATAGAATGAAACCTACCAATGTTCTGATCCATTTGTATTATGATAAAACATCTGATTCCAATTGGATATTTGTTAAATTGAGATAG